The genomic interval CCTCATGACAAGCAAGGGGCTGAGTCATGGACACTGTTCTAGTGTCCCAGAGATGTATCACCAATATTCAGCCAGGTTCCGGGCTTGGCAATACCAGCAGCATCTGCTCATTGCCTTTATAGCGTAGTAGTCAAATCCCATCTGAGCTGAGTTGGAAAGTCTGGGATTAGGGTCAGTGTTTAGCTGGGGACCCCCCTCTCCTGTAGCATCACGTCATGCACAGCTTCTTTGGGACACCAGAATTCTTTCTGAAACGAGAACTTGACACAATCGTGCTGTAGTTCACTTTGTCTTCCCACAGCttgctcttttggttttttttttgttgttgttgttgttttgttttttaaattaaatgttttgaaaatgaaatttctCCGCTGAAGTAGAAAGGTTTTCCCGGCAAAGGCCGGTTATAGGAAGGGTCCTAGAAATGGTGAAGGTCTACTACTTGTCTGCTTCCTTCTGGGGGCAGAGACGTACAAGGTCCCAGAAGTGGGACTCTAGACACCATTAAAAAGTACCAGGAACCACTCTGGCTGATCCCAAAGCAAGAGAGAATCTTTTCTTATGGAAACTGTTGGGAGTGACTCTTTCTTCGAGTCAAATGTCTACAGACCCCTAAAGTAGGTACCCAGCGGGTCTTCAGGCTCCAACTAATTGGAAAGCGGGCAGAAAAGCCAGGCTCAAAAATCTCTCCTAATCTCTGACTCCCATATCCGTGTGTCCCTggacattttttctctttctcctaccTAACACTAGTGAAGTGGAAAACCCACAAGGAGAGCTAAGGTGTGTCAAAACGTAGTGACACACTGGAATGAGATTTGTtttaaaggaggagggggtgggatgggcGCAAACACCTCTGTTTCTAAAGGGTCTAACCCAAACGCATCCCAGTGATCTTGCTGTGAGTATGAGTAACTCTTTTTGTCTCTTTATGTTCTTCTAATGAAAGATCTATCGGAGGAATTTCTTAGGCTTGAAGCGTATAGAAAAACTGGCTTTCAGTGGAACATTgctggaggaaagagggaggcgGGAAGGAGCCTGCACAGAAGCCCTCAACTCTATCCCCACCCCAACATGTAAAGGGCCTCTCACCCGCTCTCCCCGCATCTGCCCTGAACCTGGAGTCCTGGCCTTGGGTGCCAGGCTGCCAGCGGTTGGCAGTTGGAGGTCCAAGaacttcctgtctcctctctgttccaaGTCTGTAAAAGCAGTCACCCGACCACCAGCAGACTTCACCCCCTTCCCTGTGTTGGGTAAGCAACAGGTCTGCCAGAACAGTGGGTGGCAGTGGACTTCCCACCCACTTAGCATTTACTACGAAGGCAGTGCCAGTGCCAGCTGCTTCCAACCAAGCTGCTCTGGGCCAGCCCTAATCCAGCCCCACACCTGCTCCATAGGCACCTTGCCTGACCCGCCTGTCCTTGACAACTTCTGAAAGGGTTACCGATTGGTGGTGAAAGGAAAATATTACTGTTgcgggatttttttttaatcaatttagACTCTAATGTTGACGGAATGAAGTTCAGTTAGGAAAGTAGAGATAAGAGAACTGATGAACGAACGAATCGGGCAAAGAAGGCTGTCCCTAGAGATGGCTCGCCGCCGTTGACCTCACGCTTCTTAAGTCTCCGAAGTTAAATTAAGAACTAAGAGAAGATGTTCAACCGTGCCCTCGTCTCCTAAGAAGAGAAGACCTTAACACGGCACTGGTATATCCAGAGAGACGTTTTAATGAACACCTGGCACAACACCGGCAAACAGGAACGAAGCCACAACGCGAACGCAGAATGGACACAGGCCACACAGGGCTAGGAGCCAGGGCCACTCCCGCACCCCTCTCTAAGTTTGTTGCTAGTAAAGCGCCGTTCCTGGCTCTCAATACCCCGGGAAGGGCAACAGTGAATTTATTCACAAACTGCAATTGAAGAATTCGCCTGAAAAGACACGCAGCGAGCAAAGGTGATGCCTCCGCATTTGTGCTACAGGAGGTGGGAAACGGACAGCCACCCAAACACATACCCCCACCCCTGGCGCGAGCCCCTCTCCTCCAAGAGACAAGGCTTCCTAGCACTAATCGGGTAGGGGAACAAAATTCCGTGGTACAAGTgacaagtgacttttttttttaaagtccaaatGGAACTGGTCGTGGGAATGAACTGTGTTCTCAGGCTTCACAACGGATTCTCATCCGATTGATACACAGAGGAGTCGCAGGTGGAAAGTcgcctttattgtctctctctggGGGCTCCCCAAACTTTACTTTTGGAATCTGGAGCTTTGCTCTTTAAGCCGCCGCCTTTCACTTTTGTGCGAACTAATTACTTTAGCTGTTGCTACTATCCTCCTCGACCTCGGGTCACAGTCACGAAATGTAACCGTTTCTCAAAGATCCCACTGACCGCCACCGCCCCCCCGCATTTCCCCCCAATCACAGCGACTTTATTCCTGGCGTCGTTTTCTTGTCCATTTTTCTGACCACGGAAATATCTAGACAAAACGTATCCTTTCCCTTACCATCTAAGGCGAGTTTTCCTTAGTAGGGAGACGGCTGCGGACTCCAGGACTCCAGCCGACTGAAGCTTGGGGTCTGAAATCCATTTCTGTCACTCTGTTGTGCTTCTCCAGGGTGAGATTGTCCAGGTCCTGCTCCAGGAAAGGGATGAACCCTACTTCCTCTTTGCCTGAAATTAGTTTTCCCTGACCACTTTTgctccccccgccccaccccgtAACGTATCGATTTTTATTACAATAGAAACTCTTACCTGGAAATGGGCTTTCATTAATTAATCTGATTTACAAGATAGTATAAACACAGACACCAGGAGGTTACATTTATTCAGACCAGGGCAGCATTAGCTCAATGCCAAGTTTGTTGACCTCTCTGGGGCACCCTCTCGGTCTGGGACCTTTGTCTCAGTCTTTCGACAGGCGTCTTCTCTCCGATCGCGATCTCTCCGATTCCTAGGAATGCACCAACACCGAGTGCAAGGAGCCCCCCTTGCTGTCAGCCCTGCCGGCTGCGGTGGGCTCCAGGAGAGGGGCTGTGGGTGAGGCGGCGGCCGCACACACGGTGGAGGGAGCAGGCAGCTGCTGTGACACCGTGGGGACAGCCAACGCCGGCGGCAGCGTGGTCACGGGTGGTAGCGCAGGCGTGGGCTTGATGGGCACCGGTACAGCTGGCAGGCTCTGGTTTGCCGAGTGACACAGAGCCTTGACTGGCACCCCGAATGCCCCATACTCCGGCCCTACCGGGACCCCAGCTGCGGCGGCAGCAGCGGCGGCCGCGGCCACCGAATCCATCACGCCAACATGAGGCCACACGGAGCCGACGACATTGCCAAGCTGGCTTGGCACGGGGTAGCCCAAGTGGTGCATGACCGACGCCAAAGGCAACCCTCCAGCCTGCAGCACGCCCTTGTAGTCCCGCCCGATGATGTTCTCTATCGCGAACGGGTGTTTGAAGCCCGTGGTGGacgcggcggcggcagcggcggcggcggcggcggagccCAATCCGTAGGGTGGGAACTGAGACAGACGACCCACGCTGCCCACCGCCGCGGCCGCCGctgcagccgccgccgccgccacggCCGCCGCCTCCTGCATCTTGCCGGGATGGGACATCTGCGGAGGCTGCGACTGCGGCGGCGGCTGCTGTGAGGGCTGCGACGGGAGGTGTGGCGGCTGCGGAGCCGGAGCCGGCTGCTGGTGGAAATAGGGCACCATgtgcggcggcggtggcggcggctgcggcgggtggtggtggtggtgatggtgtgcggcgtggtggtgatggtggtggtggtggtgcgcgtggtggggatggtgggggtGCAGGTGGCCTCCGGGCCCCGTGCCGGGCGCGCCCTTGCTGTTTCCTGAGTGTAGGTGAGCGTGGTCCGCGCGCAGCACCTTGAAGCGCTTGCGGCGCCGCAGGAAGCTGCCGTTCTCGAACATGTCACCGCAGTCAGGGTGTAGCGCCCAGAAACTGCCCTTACCCGGTTGGTCGGGCCTCCGAGGGATCTTGATGAAGCAGTCGTTGAAGGAGAGGTTGTGGCGCAGGCTGTTCTGCCAGCGCTGCGTGTGCTCGCGGTAGTAGGGGAAGCGCTCCATGATGAACTTGTAGATGTCGCTCAGAGGCAGCATCTTCTCAGCCGAGTGCTGGATGGCCATGGCGGTCAGTGAGATGTATGAGTAGGGCGGCTTTTGGTCGCTGTAAGAGCTCTTCCCCGGCCGTGGCATCTTCTCAGGCTCCTCCACCTCCGTCTGGCCCTCAGCGGGCCTCAACGCCTCTCGGAAAGCCGGATCCCAGGCCTAAGTGTCCCCACTAACTCTCCACCTGCGCAAACCGGATATCCAGCCTTCTCGGTCCCCAGACTCTCTTTGCCTTGGTCCTCCTCCTTCAGGGAGCTGCCCCGGGACCCCGCAATTGGCTTTTGGGGCCAATACAGCTCTATGGTGCTCACAACTTTTGGTCTTGACCGTCGTGGACAGGCCCTCACAGTAGCCAGAGAGGCTTGCCAGCTTCACCTCGCTTTTTTTCTGAGTCTTCCTCCTCTCGAATGACCAGACTTGAACTCTAGAGCGAAAGGCTGTGGAATGAGTTTCCTTTGggtctcttttccctttctgggTACAAAGGCAGCTCAGGTCAAACCGACTGGGCAATGGAGACTGGCTTTTTAAGCTCGAGTCCACACTAGCTGTCCCGAGGCCACTGGTGACCGGAATTTCAACGCCTTGGAAGCTGACCCGGTACTGGGTCTGTCCGCGCTGGAGTTCAAGTCTTACAGAAGGGGATAGACAGggtaagaagagagagagtgtgagtgcACTCTCCTCTCCTATCAGCTACTGTACGTACGTACCCTCTTTCTCAGGAGATCTGCAGCCAAGCTGAAGATGGGAGGCATCGAGCCGTAGGCGGTGGTTCGGAGGAAAAAAGTTTGGTGCTGTCTACAGCAGCGGCGCCTGCAGGCTCTATGGAAGGGAGGGTGCTCAGAACTCCCGGAGCTAGCCGCCGGCTGCAGGGGGCGTCTGCTTAGACAGGCTGGGACCCGGCTCGCCCGGTCCGCACAGCCGTctgagctgcagctgcagctgcagccgCTCTGCCCCGCGGGTTTGGAGAAGAAGCGCTGCTGTGGCAGCGACGCGCTCTCCTGGCTGCGTTTTGTAATGTTCCCCGAGACGCCGAGACCCCTGCAGTTTGCGCTTCGAGACTATCACATGACCGAGGCTGAGGGACTCCGCCGCCGCCTCCACAGCCTCGTCTTTTGCTGAAGAAGGGGCAAGAAGGCACAATTCCTCGTCCCCGCCCCTTCTCCATTTCCACTGGGCACCCCGACCCTTCGCTTTCACTACTCACTTGCCAGCCCAGGCCCCAGCAGTCTGACCGCTGAGAAGCGGTCAGGGTCTGGTCGCGGGGCCTGCtcttccacaaggtctaagacaCAGCAAGGGAGCACGGCACTGCTTTCTCATCGGTCCTCTCTTTTGCATAGCTCTTTCCCATTATCCTTCAGTCTTTTCACCCTCCCTCTCCTAGTTTCCCTGTGTGCTAGCCACTAGCACACTAGGTCTCCAGTTTGGAGCAGCAGCatctccagctttttttttttaaacagagatgCCCAGAGGCTGTAGGTGGAAGCCAATAAAAagaagagctggagagctggggcTTTTTTCTTCAACTTGGTTCAGATTTTAATTAGGCATGGGCCTACAGATTGGCCCGGTCTGCGCACCAGGTTCAAGGAGGCACGAATTGCTCTTTGCACTCCAGAACCTTGGTTTAGAGGGAAGAAAGATAACAGAGGGAGGGGATTAGGAGGCAAAAGCTTGGCGGGTGGAGAAACCCCAACACGTCTTCCTGAAATGGGTGGACAGACCGCGTGAGGTCTCTTTGGGGTGGCGATATCGGAGTCAGGGGAAGAATGAGGGGTTGGGAGCcgagggggggggggcgctgtCACCTAATTGTGCAGCTACTTTCCTTACCAAGGAAGGAATATCATTAAAATCACTCAGGAAGCCAAGACGTTGATCAAGCCTTGGTGTGACCTGTAAGGGAGCAGAGGCTGAGCCAGGGGTAAaggtcttccctcttcttccccacccccacccgggCTTGGTTGCTGCACTTATCCCAGAAATGTCAGCGCCTATTCAAAGAACCTACAATCTCATTCTGGTTTGGGCTACTTTTGTCCTCAAGCGGGTAGGGAAAGAAGCATTTAGAAACAACCATTCTCTCTATTCctgtctctgggcctcagtttccgtacttctccctccccccaccccagttgGAAAATTTAAGAGTTCTTTCCACTTCCCTCACTTGAGAGCAGTTAAAGGCTGCAGGTGCCTCAGATTTTGATTTCTTCTTGGCTAAGCTTAAACCCCAAATCAGAAGTCTTTGGCTCAGTGGCTAGAAAAGCGGGCTCTAACCTGTAATCTTGGCTACAGGTCCAAGGAAACCAGGATTTTGGTAAGtggtaaaatgtgtgtgtgggtgtgcgtgcgcgcgcgtctgtgtgtgtgtgtgtgtgtgtgtgtgtgtgtgtgtgtgtgtgtgtatttggtttcTCGGTAGAGACCTGGAGTGAGGCAAGCAGGGCAGATTCTTTACCCCACCCCTCCTTTAAGTCGGCAGAGAACACTCTGGCTCCAGCTGTTTGGCCAGTTTGTCCTTCTAGGATAGGACCTATCCTAACAGACCGGTGGTAAGGTCAAGAGTTTAAGAagataagggtgtgtgtgtgtgtgtgtgtgtgtgtgtgt from Arvicanthis niloticus isolate mArvNil1 chromosome 1, mArvNil1.pat.X, whole genome shotgun sequence carries:
- the Foxb2 gene encoding forkhead box protein B2; the encoded protein is MPRPGKSSYSDQKPPYSYISLTAMAIQHSAEKMLPLSDIYKFIMERFPYYREHTQRWQNSLRHNLSFNDCFIKIPRRPDQPGKGSFWALHPDCGDMFENGSFLRRRKRFKVLRADHAHLHSGNSKGAPGTGPGGHLHPHHPHHAHHHHHHHHHAAHHHHHHHPPQPPPPPPHMVPYFHQQPAPAPQPPHLPSQPSQQPPPQSQPPQMSHPGKMQEAAAVAAAAAAAAAAAVGSVGRLSQFPPYGLGSAAAAAAAAAASTTGFKHPFAIENIIGRDYKGVLQAGGLPLASVMHHLGYPVPSQLGNVVGSVWPHVGVMDSVAAAAAAAAAAGVPVGPEYGAFGVPVKALCHSANQSLPAVPVPIKPTPALPPVTTLPPALAVPTVSQQLPAPSTVCAAAASPTAPLLEPTAAGRADSKGGSLHSVLVHS